The region CGCTCGACACCGCAATTTCCGGGCCGCAGCGCAGCGACAAGAACCGCGCACGCGACGTCTACCGCCATCCGAAAGCAACGCTGCAATTCTTCGGCGTGACGTCGTCGCAAACCGTGCTGGAGATCGCGCCCGGTGGCGGCTGGTACACGGAGATACTCGCGCCCTATCTGCACGACCACGGAAAACTGTACGAGGTGCAATACGACAGCCCGGACGCCGCATCGGCAGCAGAGGAGCGGGCTGGCCGGGCGTCATTCGCGCGCAAGCTGGCGGCCACGCCGGCCATCTACGGCAATGTGGTGGTCGGCACGCTGCGAGCGGGCCGGTTCAGCGGCTTTCCGGCCGATGGCAGCGTCGACCAGGTGCTGACTTTCCGCAATATCCACAACTGGATCAAGGACGGCGAGATCGACGCGAACCTGCGCGCCTTCTACGCGGCACTTAAGCCGGGCGGGATTCTCGGTGTCGAGGAACATCGCGCGGCGCCGGGCACCTCCCTGCAACAGACCATCGACACCGGCTATGTGACCGAAGCCTATGTCATCGAACACGCGCGCGCGGCCGGTTTCGAATTGGCTGGCCAAAGCGAGGTGAACAGCAATCCCCGCGACACGAAAAATTATCCGAACGGCGTGTGGTCGCTGCCGCCCACATATGAAGGCCACGACGTCGATCGGGCGAAATACGCGGCGATCGGCGAATCGGATCGCATGACATTGCGTTTCGTGAAACCCAGGTGACTGGCATGACCGGCTCGGGTCCCAGCGCGCCCCGGCAGCGATAAGCCCCACCGGTCGGCGCGTCCTTCACTGCGCCGCGCTTGACGCGGTCCCAATAATATGTTCCTATTGCGCACCATGTACCGCGCCCAGACCATCCTATCGCTACTACTAGCCCGCTCTACCGGGCTAGGTCTGCTGCTGCGCGCTTCCATCTGAAACACCCGAAGCACCGCTCAATTCCCCAGTAACTGACCCAGCCCCGGTTTCCGACCGGCGGCCATGCTTTGTCTTTTCGTCGTCCGGTCGACACCAGGTTGATCGATCCCAAGGATGATGAAAATGTTGAAGAACCCTGCTACCAAGTATCGCTCGTTCAAGCCGATCAATTTGACGGACCGCCAGTGGCCGTCGCGCACCATCACGCGCGCGCCGATCTGGATGAGTACCGACCTGCGTGACGGTAACCAGTCGCTGTTCGAACCGATGAACGCCGAGCGCAAGATGCGCATGTTCAAGACGCTGGTGCAAATTGGCTTCAAGGAAATCGAAGTCGCGTTTCCGTCCGCCTCGCAGACCGACTTCAATTTCGTGCGCGAGCTGATCGAAGGCGGCCATATCCCTGACGACGTTACCATCGAAGTGTTGACGCAAGCCCGCGACGATCTGATCGAACGCACTTTCGAATCCTTGCGTGGCGTGCCGCGCGCCATCGTCCACCTGTACAACGCCACCGCGCCGGAATTCCGCCGCATCGTATTCGGACTCGAAAAAAGCGGCGTCAAGGAACTCGCGCAAAACGCCGCGCGTACGATGAAGCGTCTCGTCGATGCCACACCGGAAACGCAGTTCACGCTGCAATACAGCCCGGAAGTGTTCAGCGGCACCGAACTCGAATTCGCCAAGGAAGTGTGCGACGCCGTGTTCGATATCTGGCAACCGACGCCCGAGCACAAAGCGATCGTCAACTTGCCCGCTACCGTGGAAATGGCTACGCCGAATGTCTACGCCGACCAGATCGAATGGATGCATCGCAATCTCGCGCGTCGCGATTCGTTGATCATTTCGGTGCATCCGCATAACGATCGGGGCACCGCGGTGGCGGCCGCGGAACTGGCGGTGATGGCGGGTGCGGATCGTATCGAAGGGTGTTTGTTCGGCAATGGTGAACGTACCGGCAATGTCGATCTCGTGACGCTCGCGTTGAATCTGTACACGCAGGGTGTCGATCCTGAGCTCGACTTTTCGAATATCAATGAAGTCGCGCGAACCGCCGAGGAATGCACGCAGTTACCGGTGCATCCGCGTCATCCGTATGTTGGCGATCTGGTGTTTACCGCGTTCTCCGGCTCGCATCAGGATGCGATCAAGAAAGGCTTTGCTGTGCAGAAACCGGATGCGGTCTGGGAGGTGCCTTATATGCCGATTGATCCGAGCGATCTTGGGCGGACTTATGATTCGGTGATTCGCGTGAATAGTCAGTCTGGTAAGGGTGGGATTGCTTATTTGCTCGAGCAGGGTTACGGGGTGGTGTTGCCGCGGCGCTTGCAGGTCGATTTTAGCTCCGCCGTGCAACGTTATACCGATGACAGCGGGCAAGAAGTGACGCCTTCGCAGATCTGGGAATTGTTCCAGCAGGAGTATGTGCACAGTGCTGCGCCGATTCATTATGTTGGACATAGTTTGTCTGAGCGCGACGGGCGTGAACATATCAAGCTCACTGTCGATATTCATGGCTCGCGGCGCGTCTTGAGCGGGGAAGGGAATGGGCCGCTTGATGCGTTGATGCATGCGATTGGGGCGCCTGTGCGGATTCAGCACTATGAAGAGCGGGCGCTGACTCAAGGCGCCGATGCTCGCGCTGTTGCTGTGGCTGAGATGGCCGGGGCCGATGTGGTTGGAAGTGCGTTTGGGGTTGGGATTGATGCCAATCTGGTGACGGCTTCTATTCGGGCTGTGATTAGTGGGGTTAATCGGGCTTACGCACGGGCTAATGCCGCTGCGCGGGAACGGTTTTTTGAGGTGGCGTTGAGTGATGACGCGGAGCGTGTGGCGATTTGAGGTTTTTGGGGGTTCTTGATCTGGAATTCGGCGCATGTGACAAAGGCGTCATACCTCCCGACTCGCACTTCGTGCTCGCCGGAAGAGTCCGCTAGCAAACCAGTGGTCTATTGTTTGTCTATCGTTAATTTTTTTGAGGGGCGCTTCGGCGCCCCTCTTCTTTTTTGCTGCGCCACTGGCTGTCGACAGACTGGCTTTCTTCCCGTCTTGTCCTCTCTCAGGTCAGCTCCGCTCCGTCCATGCGTCCGGCAAGCTATGCGTCAGCGTCGACACGAAGCGCTCTGTCTCCGGTTCGCGCGGATTCATGAAAATGTCGCGCGATGGGCCCGCCTCCATCACCACGCCGTTATTCAGAAATACCACGTCTCGCGCAATCGTCGCGGCAAGACGCAAATCATGGGTCGCCATCAACATCGTCATGCCTTCCGTGGCGAGCTGCTTGAGTACGTCCACCACCTCCGCAGCCAGTCCGGGATCCAGTGCCGAGGTGGGCTCGTCGCATAACAAGACTTCCGGCGACGGTGCCAGCGCCCGCGCGATTGCTACGCGCTGCTGCTGGCCGCCGGAAAGCGTCGAGGGCCATGCGTCCGCTTTGTGCGCGATGCCGACTTTCTCAAGCAATTCGTCCGCACGTATGCGCGCTCTCTCCTTGTCCCACTTCAGTACGGTCAGCAATCCTTCCATGACGTTCTGGCGCACCGTCAGGTGCGGAAACAACTGAAAATTCTGGAACACCATGCCAGTGCGGCGGCGTATCGTCAGCACCGCCTCGCGCGATGGCTTGTGGTCACGGCTGAATTCGAGGCGCTGGTCACCAACTTCAAGTGATCCGGCCTCCGGGATTTCCAGCAGGTTCACGCAACGCAAAAGCGTACTCTTGCCACTGCCGGAGGGGCCAATCAGCGCGGTGACATTGCCCGGGGCGAGTTGCAGGTCCACTGAATTCAGCACCCGATTCTCGCCGAAGTGCTTGTCGATTTTTTCCAGTCGAATCATCAGTTGCTCGCCTGAAAAAGTGCGTGGCGGCCGAACTTGCGCTCGAGCCGGACTTGCGCCGACGACAATACCGAACTGAACACGAGATAAACCAGTGCCGCCTCGGTGTACAGAATCAACGGTTCATAGGTCACCGACGCGATTCGCTGCGCCGCCTGAAACACCTCAGGCACCGTCAATACCGCGGCGAGCGATGTGTCCTTCACCAACGCGATGAACGAGTTCGACAGCGGCGGCAGCGCCACACGCGCCGCTTGCGGCAGAATCGCGCGGCGCAGAGCCTGCTCACGCGTCATGCCCATCGAGTACGCCGCTTCCCACTGCCCCTTCGGGATCGACTCGATCACACCGCGTATCACTTCCGAGTTATACGCACCGACATTCAGCGAAAAACCAATGATCGCCGCCGTCAACGGGTCGAGCACGATGCCCACGTTCGGTAGTCCGTAGAAAATCACGAACAGTTGCACCAGTAAGGGCGAGCCGCGAAACAGCCATACGTAGAAGCGCACGCACGCTACCGCCCAGCGCGGCCCGAATAGCCGGACCAGCGCGACGATAAACGCCACGACAATCCCAATGCCAAACGATGCCAATGTGAGCGGCACGGTAAAGACGAGCCCCGCATACAGCAGGGGCCATAGCGACTGCGCCATCAGATGCAACCATGCCGGCATGATTCAGACTCGCACGTGACGCTTATTGGGAAACGTCTTTACCGAAGTACTTCTGCGAGATCTTCAAATACGTGCCGTCTTTCCTGATGTCGGCGAGGGCCTTGTTGATCGCCGCCTGCAACTCGGGGTTGCCCTTGCGGATCAGCACCGCGGACTTGTCGCTGCTGTCCGCCGCCGTATCGAGCGCGGCGATCTTTACCTTCGCATCCGGCTTGTGCTTCTTGAAGTCGAGGAACGACAGCGAATCGTTGACGGTCGCGTCGACGCGGCCCGAGGTCAACAGGTCGACCGATTCGTTGAAGCCCTGCACGGGAATCACCTCCGCGCCATGCGCAGCCGCGATCTTGCCGAAGTTGCTGGTCAGCGTATTCGCCGACTTCTTGCCCTTCAGGTCGTCGAACGTCCTGATCGTGGTGTTGTCCGAACGCACAATCAGCGCCGCATGCGACGTGATGTACGGGTCCGAGAAATCGTATTTCGCTTTGCGCGCGTCGGTAACAGCGACTTCATTGATCACCGCGTCGTAGCGGTTCACATCGAGACCAGCAATCAAACCGTCCCATTTACCTTCGACGAATTGCGGCTTGACGCCCAGGCGTTGCGCGATCGCCGTGCCGAGCTCGACGTCGAAGCCGGTCAGCTTGCCGGATTCATCGTGGTACGTGAACGGTGCGTAGGTGCCTTCGGTGCCGATCTTGAGCACGCCTGCGGACTTGATCTGCGCGAGCTCGTCAGCAGCGAAGGCCGGGCTCAGGGTCACCGCTTGCAGCAGCGCGATCAGCAGAATGGAACGAATCGACTTCATCAGGTGGCTCCGTAATGTTTGCTACGTCAGTTTGCAACGTCGGTGGCTGGATCTTGTATTCCATGGTGTCCGCCGGCCCGGATGGACCAGGCGAAGTGGGCGGACTGTAGCAAAAGGCCTGCGTTTTTACAAAGGATCAGGTTTCCGATCCATATGCGCCTGCGTGCTAAGCGGACAGCAAGAATATCTGGTGCAACGTCGGATTTAACTTTACAGCAGATAGGAGAAGGTAGCATGCATGGCAACACGGAACGCTTGTCCGACGCCATCGGGGAAAACGCGGGAGGGAGTGGAACGATGCGCGGCGATGATGAGCAAGCCCAATGAAAGCAACTGCCCAATTCACCGCCGCGTGAACAACGAAGGTGTCGTGCAACTAGTGCGGCTCGTTCTCGATGTACATGACCGGTAAATCGAACCGCGCGGTGGGAAAGGCTTCCGCGAGTCGTTGCTGAAGCGCCGGCAGATCGGAGAACCGTTTCACCCGCACCACGGTGATGCCTCTGCCCGCATACAATCTTACGGCGGCATCGGCCGCCAGTTCCGCGATCTTCTTCTGCACCGCCGATGCGTTGGGCTCGATCACGACCATTTCATTGGCACTGACGCCGATGAGGTTGTCCGTTGTGCGCGCAACCAGTGTCGATTGGCTGGCGTCGGTCGAAAGCGGGTGTTGGCCGCCTTGAGGCAAAGGCCGGACCGAAACCGCCCCGATCCGCACAGGCGCCTCATATTGCATTTGCTGGACGACATTCGCCGGCGCTATCCGGCCGGGCGTCAAATCGGTAGCGTCCTGAGCGTGAGCCGTGAGCGCATGCCCGATAAACACGAAACCTGCTAATACAACAGTGTGTTGTGTCTTCATCTCAGCTTCTCGATCACAAAAGTAGGTCAGCGGCCATACACGCGCAATTGCGCACTGGCAAGTCGCGTCGGGAGCATGCCTTTCCGGGAGTTCGTATCAATCAATCGAACCTTCCAGACACCCTTTGCCGACTCTTCATTGAAGGCGTTGGAGGCCAACGTCAACGCGCTGACATCACGACTTTCATTCCAGAATGCGTTATAGGCGTTCGACAACACACTACGGGTACCCGCCGGCGATATCAGTTCCACCGCCAGATCCCGCATGCTGGCGTCCCTGAGCGAAAGCGTGAGTTGCACGGCCTCGATCCTGCCGATGTTGTTGCTGCTGTAGACCAGCGACGTGTCGACGCCGCTCGCGGAGCCGACTGGCACCACCACGCCCGGCTCGTCTTGTGCCGCCGCGTAGCGCAGTGCGTCACCCGTGCTGGTCATGCGTCCGGTCAGATGGTTCGTATAGGTTTTCGCCAATGCCACCGCGCGTGCCGAGTCCACGAGACCGAATCCGTAGAAATTGTCGAACCACAGTCCCGCAGCATTGCGCGTCCACGCGGGCTGCGGCGCATATTTTTCTCCCGATGGCAAAGTAACCTCTCCCGGCTTGCGATCCGCGTCAACGATCCTGGCCGTTTTCATCAAGATGTACCTGATATCACGCCATGTGAGGTTCGCATTGGCCTCGAGCATCAGGGCCACCACCGCGCTCACCATCGGGGCCGCGGAGGACGTGCCATTGAATAGCGAGGTGTAGTTGCACGTTGGATTGAACGCTTTGCCAGTCGCGGAATCCGGTTTGTCGAAGTCGTTGGCGGGCCTGTTATTCACGGCACGTTTGGCGTAGCCGCGAACACATCCCATCAGGTCGGATGTCACGATCGTGGGACCGCTCACCCCGCCATATTCGCCGCCGAACGCGGACACGAGCAAATTCGATCCGGCACTCGAGTAGCTCGAACGAACGCCACGGGCGTTGATTGCGCCGACAATGACTGCTTGCGGCACTGTTCCAAGCGGATCGGAATTGGCATTCGAGCACGTCACACCAGCCGCAACCGCATGGGCGCAATAGCTCGCGCTGCCAGCAACGCTGGCATAGGAATTGCCCGCCGATTTGACAAAAACAGCGCCCTTACCCTTGCGCAATTGTTCCAGTCCCTCGGCTGCAAGAGACTCGACTGATTGGCCCGGTACCAGCTCGAGCGGATAGATCGTCACACGCCCGAACGACCCGTTGAGCACATCCGCTCGACTCGAAAACGGCGCTCCGCCGAACGCGTCGAATGTGTCCCTCGCCCACGAATTGCGCGAGCCTGTGTATCCGATGAAGCGGGCGCCCCCCAGACGCACACCGGGCGCCACCCCTCGACCGCCCACCTGATTGTCGGCGATCGCACCGATGATGCCGGCGACCGACGTGCCATGTCCATTCTCCTGGACGGGCGTCGGATCGTGTGCATCCGGCGCGGCGGGATCGAAATTGTAGAGCATGTCCGGAGCGACATTGGCTGCAAGATCCTCGTGGGCGATCTCAAGACCGTCATCCAGCACGAGCACCTTTACGTCCTTGCCGGTCCATCCTGCGCCAAACGCTGTGTCGACGTTCAGATCCATGCCGGGCAAACCTGCGCCCATGGAAAATGCGCTTTGACCGGTGTTCTTCAAATGCCACTGATACTCCGCCAGTGGATCGCCAATTGGCCGCGCCTGCGCTAAATTCTGCGCGGAGTGCGCGACCGGGGCCGCACCCGACGGCGCATCCTCGACTGATCCATTACAGGCCGCCATAAAGCCACTCGCCAGCGCGACACCGACCGTACCCGCTCTAATACTCTTCATATTCGTCTCCACCGCAAGGCATGCAATCGACACGCATGGCCGGCACGCCGGCGGCCATGACAAGTACCCAATCGGGCCGCATAGCATGACAACCCATTGATCAACATAATTCTTTGGATACCTGAGTTAAATGATATGGCACGAGGCAATGCCCGCCCGTGGGTGGTTTTGTCTCAGCCTACCGGTTTCTGCAGGATGACTGGATATATGCGCGCCCTTAGAACGGCGGACTACGAAGTCGCTCCTGCGACGCGCAACACAGACGCTGTCAGCGGGCAAACGCGCGAGTCGCTATTCGAACGGGATGAAGCGCCGCGTCATACAGCCGGCGCTACTTGGAAGCGAGACAGCACGAACCGGCGCAGTGCGCCAGCTCGTGCAGGATGAAGTTGAATCGATAAAGACTTGCCAGGCTGTTCCGAATGCTGCTTACCGTTCCACCGGATGCGGCTCCTTCCGCTTATTGGCCACCCGGATCGCATCGAAGTAAGCCGGATTCGGCGGGCGTTTCAGATAACGCCCTGCACCCCGCACTGCCCGCAGCTCGCCATCGGTCCATGCCAGCGCGCCGCGCGTGAGCGTATGCATCGCCACGCCCTGCACCGTCATCCCTTCGAACACGTTGAAGTCGACCTTCTGATGATGCGTCTTCACCGAAATGGTTTTACTTGCCTGCGGATCCCACACGACCAGGTCGGCATCCGCGCCCACCTGTACCGCACCTTTGCGCGGATACAGGTTGAAAATCTGCGCGGCGTTAGTCGACGTGATACGCACGAATTCGTTCGGCGTGAGACGTCCCGAATTCACACCATGATGCCAAAGCACCGCCATGCGATCTTCAACGCCACCACAGCCGTTCGGGATCTTCGTAAAGTCTTCGCGGCCCATCGCCTTCTGCGACGCGCAGAACACGCAGTGGTCGGTCGCGGTAGTGTGTAATTGGCCCGCTTGCAGACCCCGCCACAATGCCTCGCGATGCTCCGCGGAACGGAACGGCGGGCTCATCACGTGCGCTGCGGCGCGGGTCCAGTCGGGATCGCGATACACCGCTTCGTCGATCACCAGATGGCCCGGCAGCACTTCGCCGAACACGCGAAGGCCCTCGCTGCGGGCACGCGCGATCGCGTCGACCGCGTCTTTCGAGGACACGTGGACGATATACACCGGCACGCCCAACACCTGCGCGATGCGGATCGCCCGATTGGCAGCCTCGCCCTCCACCTCCGGCGGCCGCGACAGCGGGTGCGCCTCAGGACCCGTAAAGCCTTTTGCCAGCAACTGACGCTGCAACTGAAACACCAGTTCACCGTTTTCCGCATGCACGGTAGGCAGCGCACCGAGTTCGAGCGAACGCGAGAAACTGTTCACCAGCACTTCGTCATCGGCCATGATCGCGTTCTTGTAGGCCATGAAATGCTTGAAACTCGACACGCCGTGTTCGTGCACCAGCGTGCCCATGTCGCGATAGACAGAATCGTCCCACCACGTCACCGCGACGTGAAAGCCGTAGTCCGCCGACGCCTTTTCAGCCCAACCGCGCCATTCCTTGAAGGCCTCCATCAACGGTTGCTTCGGACTCGGAATCACGAAGTCGATAATGCTGGTCGTGCCGCCGGATAAACCCGCGGCGGTACCGGTATAGAAATCGTCGCTGGCCGTGGTGCCCATGAACGGCAACTCCATGTGCGTATGCGGATCGATGCCGCCGGGCATCACGTACTGCCCGCCCGCATCGACGATGGTGGCGCCGGCCGGCGCCGCCAGGTCCGCTCCGATCTGCAGGATCGTACCGCCGTCCTGCGGGTCCGCACACAACACGTCCGCACGATACGTGTTGTCCGCGTCGATAATCGTGCCGCCGCGAATCAGGGTCGTCATGTTGCCGCCTCCTTATGAACTGCTGGTTTCGGTGCTACGTACTTCGTTCTGCTGGTGCACAGTTCGTGCACTCGTTCATTCACTCGCTCACGCATACTCAGACACACTCAGGCACTCGCCACGCGCGCGCTCGGTCCTTTGCTCAGCTTCATCCACGCGCTGTATACGATCGACGCCAACGCCAGTCCGACAAACCAGGCATAGGTATAGAGCGTGTTGAAAATCGCCGGCACATTCGGGAACGATGCCGGAAACGCGGTGTGCAAAAAGCCCGGCAGATTCGGCAGCACGCCGATCACGAGCGCCACCACCGCGCCGATATTCCAGCCGCCGGTGTAGCTGTACTCGCCATGCTCGTCGAACAGTTCACGCGGATCCAGCCGTGTGCCGCGAATCAGGAAGTAGTCGACCATCAGAATGCCCGCCACCGGACCGAGCAAAGCCGAGTAACCGACCAGCCACGTGAAAATATAGCCCTGCGTGGTGGCGAGAATCTTCCACGGCATCATCACAATGGCGATGGTCGCGGTAATCATGCCGCCGACACGATACGAAATACCTTTCGGCCACAGGCTCGAAAAGTCATACGCTGGGCCGACGAGATTCGCCGCCAGATTGCAGCACATCGTATCCAGCGTCAGGATGATCAACGCAAGGCCGACGCCGATGCCGGTCATGCGGCTCGTCAGATCGATCGGGTCCCAGATCGCCTTGCCATAGATCACCACGGTCGCCGACGTCACCACCACGGAAATCACCGAGAGCAGCGCCATCGGTATCGGCAGACCCACCGACTGGCCAATGATCTGATCACGCTGTGTTTTGGCAAAGCGTGTGAAGTCGGGGATATTCAGCGCCAGCGTCGCCCAGAAACCCACCATCGCCGTGAGGCCGGGCCAGAAGGTCGCCCAGAACAGGCCTTCCTTCTTTCCACCCGCCACGAACTGCGACGGTGCGGACAGCATCGAGCCGAGGCCGCCCGCCTTCGAGGTGGCCCACCACACCAGCGCGATACACATCACGATCTTGATCGGCGCGGACCAGCTTTCGAGCCAGCGAATCGAATCGGTGCCGTGCACGATGAAGTAGATCTGCAATGCCCAGAACACGAGGAAACACGCGAGCTGCGCAAGCGAGATGTCGAGGAACGGCAAGGCCGCACCGTGCAGCGCGTTGCCGGTCAGAATGTTCAGCAGCGTGTAGATCGCGCTGCCGCCAAGCCATGTCTGAATGCCGTACCAGCCACACGCGACGATCGCCCGCAGCATCGCCGGCAGTTTCGCGCCTTGTGTGCCGAAGGAGGAGCGCACCAGCACTGCATACGGAATGCCGTGCTTCGCGCCCGCATGCCCGATCAGCAGCATCGGCACCAGCACGATCAGATTGCCGAGCAGCACGGTCGCCACTGCCTGCCACGGCGACATGCCCTCCTCCGTCAAGCCGGCCGCGAGCATGTACGACGCGATGTTCATCACCATGCCGACCCAGAGCGCGGCAAAGTGATACCACCGCCACGTGCGCTGTGCGACGCCGGTCGGCGCAAGGTCATCGTTATAAAGACTGCTGCCCTGCGCGCCGGCCGCAAACTGCGGATCGACGGATTGCACTGTCTGCTTCATCGAAAGATCTCCACTGATCGTTGAGGCCTGCGCGGCTTCTGGCGGCGCGTCAGGCCTTGGGGAAAACTACAGGTTCAGTACAAGCGCTTCGCTTTGTTTCGTTTCCTACAGGTAGCTCATGTTTCAGGCTGCTTTTGCTGCATGGGCATGGGCGTGCTCTGCGGTTTCAGCCGCGTCCGACGTGTCGCTTTCACCGGCATTCACCCGTGCGGGGTTGTTCGGATGCGTGGTCCAGTTCGCGTACTCGCCGCTGTCCACACGCTCCATCGTGATGCACTGCTCGACCGGGCACACATGCATGCACAGATTACAGCCGACACACTCGGAGTCCATCACTTCAAAATGCCGGACGCCATCTTTTTCTTTCATGATCGCCTGGTGCGCCGTGTCTTCACAGGCGATATGGCAGAGGCCGCACTGGATGCATTTGTCCTGATCGATGCGCGCCTTGATGTCGTATTTGAGGTTCAGGTACTTCCAGTCGGTGACGTTCGGCACGGCGCGGCCGCGAATGTCGTCGAGCGTCGCATAGCCTTTTTCGTCCATCCAGTTCGAAAGACCGTCCGCGAGATCGGAGACGATGCGGAATCCATAGTGCATCGCCGCCGTGCAGACCTGCACGCTGCCCGCGCCGAGCACCATGAATTCGGCCGCATCGCGCCATGTCGAAATGCCGCCGATACCGGAGATCGGCAGATTCGGCGTTTCCACGTCGCGGGCGATTTCGGCCACCATGTTCAATGCGATCGGCTTGACCGCCGGTCCGCAATAGCCGCCGTGCGTGCCTTTGCCGTCGACCATCGGCAACGGCGACATCGCGTCGAGATCGACCGCGACGATCGAGTTGATCGTGTTGATCAGCGACACGCCGTCCGCGCCGCCTTTATAGGCCGCGCGCGAACCGAGGCGGATGTCGCTGACATTCGGCGTGAGTTTGACGAGGCACGGCAGCTTCGAGCCCTCCTTGACCCAGCGCGTGACCATCTCGACGTACTCGGGCACCTGCCCCACCGCCGCACCCATGCCGCGCTCGCTCATGCCGTGCGGGCAGCCGAAATTCAGTTCGACCGCATCGGCGCCGGTGTCTTCGACGAGCGGCAAAATCCACTTCCAGTCGCGCTCGTTGCACGGCACCATGAGCGAGACGATCATCGCGCGGTCTGGCCAGTCGCGTTTGACCTGGGCGATTTCTTTCAGGTTGACGTCCAGCGGACGGTCGGTGATCAGTTCGATGTTGTTCAGGCCCGCGATGCGCTGGCCGTTCCATTGCACTGCGCCATAGCGCGAACTGACGTTCACTACATGTGGGTCGAGGCCCAGCGTCTTCCACACGACCCCGCCCCAGCCCGCTTCGAACGCGCGGTTCACGTTATAGGCTTTGTCGGTCGGCGGCGCGGAGGCGAGCCAGAAAGGATTCGGCGACGTAATGCCGGCAATCGTACAGCGCAAATCGGCCATGTTCGGCTCCTTGGGGACTGCTGTTTTTTGTCTGATGGGATGCGTGGCTTAAGTGACTTGAGTGGCTCAGGCGGCTTTGACGGCTGTGCGGGCAAACTGGGCGTCAATCGCCGCGGCGGCGATCTTGCCGTCCTGCACCGCCTGTACCGTCAGATCGATCCCACCCGTCGCCGCGCAATCGCCACCCGCCCATACGCCTGGCAGCGAGGTTTGTCCGTTTGCATCGACCGCGATACGGCTGCCGTCCAGCGTCAACAGTTCGCGCTCGATACCGACCGGCACCAGCGTCTGGCCGATTGCCTTGAGCACCATGTCGGCCCCGACCACGAAGCGCTCCTGATCGCCATCGCTTGACTTGCGTTCGAATTCGACACCTGTCACCACGCCGCCTGCTCCGATCAAACGCACCGGCATTGCGTACGTGACAAGTGTGACGCCGTTGGTCTGCGCGAAATCGC is a window of Paraburkholderia phytofirmans OLGA172 DNA encoding:
- the hydA gene encoding dihydropyrimidinase, whose amino-acid sequence is MTTLIRGGTIIDADNTYRADVLCADPQDGGTILQIGADLAAPAGATIVDAGGQYVMPGGIDPHTHMELPFMGTTASDDFYTGTAAGLSGGTTSIIDFVIPSPKQPLMEAFKEWRGWAEKASADYGFHVAVTWWDDSVYRDMGTLVHEHGVSSFKHFMAYKNAIMADDEVLVNSFSRSLELGALPTVHAENGELVFQLQRQLLAKGFTGPEAHPLSRPPEVEGEAANRAIRIAQVLGVPVYIVHVSSKDAVDAIARARSEGLRVFGEVLPGHLVIDEAVYRDPDWTRAAAHVMSPPFRSAEHREALWRGLQAGQLHTTATDHCVFCASQKAMGREDFTKIPNGCGGVEDRMAVLWHHGVNSGRLTPNEFVRITSTNAAQIFNLYPRKGAVQVGADADLVVWDPQASKTISVKTHHQKVDFNVFEGMTVQGVAMHTLTRGALAWTDGELRAVRGAGRYLKRPPNPAYFDAIRVANKRKEPHPVER
- the preA gene encoding NAD-dependent dihydropyrimidine dehydrogenase subunit PreA, whose protein sequence is MADLRCTIAGITSPNPFWLASAPPTDKAYNVNRAFEAGWGGVVWKTLGLDPHVVNVSSRYGAVQWNGQRIAGLNNIELITDRPLDVNLKEIAQVKRDWPDRAMIVSLMVPCNERDWKWILPLVEDTGADAVELNFGCPHGMSERGMGAAVGQVPEYVEMVTRWVKEGSKLPCLVKLTPNVSDIRLGSRAAYKGGADGVSLINTINSIVAVDLDAMSPLPMVDGKGTHGGYCGPAVKPIALNMVAEIARDVETPNLPISGIGGISTWRDAAEFMVLGAGSVQVCTAAMHYGFRIVSDLADGLSNWMDEKGYATLDDIRGRAVPNVTDWKYLNLKYDIKARIDQDKCIQCGLCHIACEDTAHQAIMKEKDGVRHFEVMDSECVGCNLCMHVCPVEQCITMERVDSGEYANWTTHPNNPARVNAGESDTSDAAETAEHAHAHAAKAA
- a CDS encoding NCS1 family nucleobase:cation symporter-1; this encodes MKQTVQSVDPQFAAGAQGSSLYNDDLAPTGVAQRTWRWYHFAALWVGMVMNIASYMLAAGLTEEGMSPWQAVATVLLGNLIVLVPMLLIGHAGAKHGIPYAVLVRSSFGTQGAKLPAMLRAIVACGWYGIQTWLGGSAIYTLLNILTGNALHGAALPFLDISLAQLACFLVFWALQIYFIVHGTDSIRWLESWSAPIKIVMCIALVWWATSKAGGLGSMLSAPSQFVAGGKKEGLFWATFWPGLTAMVGFWATLALNIPDFTRFAKTQRDQIIGQSVGLPIPMALLSVISVVVTSATVVIYGKAIWDPIDLTSRMTGIGVGLALIILTLDTMCCNLAANLVGPAYDFSSLWPKGISYRVGGMITATIAIVMMPWKILATTQGYIFTWLVGYSALLGPVAGILMVDYFLIRGTRLDPRELFDEHGEYSYTGGWNIGAVVALVIGVLPNLPGFLHTAFPASFPNVPAIFNTLYTYAWFVGLALASIVYSAWMKLSKGPSARVASA